The following proteins are encoded in a genomic region of Sesamum indicum cultivar Zhongzhi No. 13 linkage group LG8, S_indicum_v1.0, whole genome shotgun sequence:
- the LOC105168666 gene encoding uncharacterized protein LOC105168666, with product MAPPAWLPPLNSHENSFINVEIDELQSVRSFGDLRFLILLHVDVDFYSENDEHTGVVFPGYSITHTRPINVKGAESLEESLWDLILDEDLIPFPLRNCCWTEPQLHGRQWQLLLLTNEDEVVGKISDFLRLVHNKPKNKDMMALVRLEIRKDVMVPAEEFASWVSWFDEQKRIDPTFEYEYSKAIRRPRDMSEVQQEAESLMARRPAKIVNGELQNVAVNGGKDDDGASMLAKESCSICLEGFSNGGRGTRLPCSHMFHENCILRWLRENHVCPLCRYELPIDE from the coding sequence ATGGCTCCACCGGCATGGCTTCCACCCTTGaattcacatgaaaattcCTTCATAAATGTTGAGATCGACGAATTGCAATCCGTTCGAAGTTTTGGGGACCTCAGGTTCTTGATCTTGCTTCACGTCGATGTCGATTTCTACTCGGAGAACGATGAGCACACGGGGGTGGTGTTTCCGGGCTATTCCATCACTCACACCAGACCGATCAACGTAAAAGGTGCAGAATCTCTGGAGGAGTCATTGTGGGATCTCATCCTGGACGAAGATCTCATCCCCTTCCCATTGCGCAACTGCTGTTGGACGGAACCCCAACTCCACGGCCGTCAGTGGCAGTTGCTTCTACTTACCAACGAAGATGAGGTCGTTGGGAAAATCTCTGATTTCCTTCGTTTGGTGCACAATAAACCAAAGAACAAGGACATGATGGCATTGGTGCGCTTGGAGATCCGGAAAGACGTGATGGTGCCTGCGGAGGAATTCGCGTCGTGGGTTTCTTGGTTTGATGAGCAGAAACGGATTGACCCCACATTTGAGTATGAATACAGTAAAGCCATCAGAAGACCGCGTGACATGAGCGAGGTTCAGCAAGAAGCGGAATCGTTAATGGCGAGGCGTCCGGCAAAGATAGTCAACGGGGAGCTACAGAATGTGGCTGTGAATGGCGGAAAAGATGATGATGGAGCGTCGATGTTGGCGAAAGAGTCATGTTCCATATGTTTGGAAGGGTTTTCCAATGGGGGACGCGGGACGAGGCTGCCTTGCAGTCATATGTTCCATGAAAATTGCATATTGAGGTGGCTGCGGGAAAATCATGTTTGTCCTTTGTGTCGCTATGAGTTGCCCATTGACGAGTAA